ATGACGTCGGCCAGCGAGTCGAGCAACGGCCCGAAGCGGTGGCTCGACCCGTATTTGCGCACCAGCATCCCGTCGATGCTGTCGAAAAACGCCCCGACGATGAGCAGCAGCATCCCGACCAGGATTGCGTCGCGCGTCCCGTCGAGGAAATAGGTAATCGCCAGCATCCCGCAGGCGGCGTTGGCGAGCGTCGCGAGGTCGCCGACTGAAATCCTGAACAGCGGCCGGAAGAGCCTGCGCAGCATCACGCCCCCGCCAGGCGCGCTACCGTCTGCCCCGCCCGCAGCTTCTGCCCCAGCCGCACGACCATCTCCGCCCCCAGCGGCAGTTCGAGGTCAACGCGCGAGCCGAGGTGGATGATGCCGATGCGCTCGCCCTTCGCCAGCTGCTGCCCCTCGGAAAGGTAGCTGGTGATGCGCCGCGCCAGCGCGCCGGCCACCTGCGTCACCGCCACCGGTCCGACAGTGGTCTCCAGTTCGGTGCGCACCTGCAGATTGCCGTCGGCGGCCGCGCTGTAGGCGGGGCTGAAGCCTGCCCCGGAGCGCTGCTGCGCGCTGACGCGGCCGGTAATCGGCGCGCGGTTGACGTGCACGTTGAAGGGCGACATGAAAATTGAGAGCCGTACGTGGTCGTCCCGCCTGTCAACCGAGAGCACCGTACCGTCGGCGGGACTGACGACGCCAACGCCGACCGGACGCGGCGGGTCGCGGTGGAACCAGAGCAGACCACCGCCCAGCGCCAGTAGCGCCGCGGCCGCCCATGCCGCGGCATCGAGCGGCAGTTCCGACGGGGTGCCGGCAGCGGCGCCGAACGGCAGCAGTACCAGCCCGCCCACGAAGGCGATAGTAATCCATTCGGGCGTTCCGGCAGCGAAGGGCGGCGTGCGCATTCCCGCCGGTGACTCGCGCCACGGCAGGTCCATCACGCCGAGGATGGCGTCCTGCATCTCCGGCAGGTAGTGGAAGACGATATACGCCAGCGCGACCAGCGCGACGAGGCTGCCGCCCTTGCCAATCCAGGCGTGCGCGTAGTAGAATGTGTCATCGCCCCACACATGCTCGTAAGTTAGCCAGATTACGACTGCGTTGCGGATGAGATTCAGTACGTAAATCGTCGGCACCGTCGCCAGGAAGGCGTAGACGCGCCGCTCTCGCGGCGCGCTGGTACAGAGCACCCCGCCAACGAATATTATCATCGATTGCAGCGCGGTGCACGCCAGCACGATGCTGACCGCAGGCGACATCGGATCGCGCCACGCCGCCTCGACGGGGACGCTCACTTCCTGGTGTGCTGAGCCGAGGCGGTACCAGCGCGAACCTTCGCCGTAGTCGAGTGGCCCGAGCGTTGTCGGAGCGCCTGCAATATCGAGCAGCCAGATCGACTGCTCCGCGACGACCTGGATGAGCCAGCCCGCGAGGAACGGCACCCGCTCGACGAGGAAGTAGATGCCGCCAGCAACGACGGTCATCGCCACCAGCCAGCGCAGCGCCGGATATTCAGCGCGCCACTGAATGGTGAGCCAGTGGTGGTACGCCAGATAGCCGAAGAACGGTAGCGCCATGGCGCAGAAGAGCGCATTGACCGGGTCGCGAATCAGGATGTAGTGCTCAACCTCGCTCCACCAGAAACCTCCCAGCGCCAGCCAGCCAACCATGCAGAGCCGGTGGCCTGCGGCGGCCGGGAGCCTGCGGCCCGCCATGCGGTGCGGCCCGCTTGAGAGCCGATAGCCTGCCGCGAGCAGCAGCAGCGACCCGATGGCGAGCACCTCGCTGGCTGGTATCATCAACCTGCGCGACCCCGCGCCGCTAAAAAAACCTCTTCAGCCGAAATGGGCGCACGCCGCCGCATATGATTCGGGGTCACCGATATCGAACCAGGTCCCACTATACGCGATGCCGCGCACCGTCGCGCGACCGATGCGCCACGGCAGGAAATGGCCTAGCGCGTCACGCTCGCCGCCCGCCGCGAGGTAGGCGGCGAGCGCACACACCCCGCCGGGCGAGAGCAGCCAGCAGGCGGTCGCCGCCAGCGTCGAGCGCGGCTCCGCCGGCTTCTCGACGAAATCAACTATTATGCCATCCTCGAGCGTCGCGATGCCGTAGAGCTGCGCCAGCCCGGTATCGCCAACGTCGTAGAGCCCGATAACGTCGTCGCCCGTGCTTGCGTGCAACGCAGTCATGCGGGCGAGATCGAAGTCGAAAAGGTTGTCGCCGCCGACGATGAAGAGCGGTCCCGCCAGACGATGCTGTGCCACCAGCTGCCCCAGCGCGCCGAGGGCGCCGGGCTTCTCGCCTTCGGCGCGCGCCTGCTCGACCGCCAATTCCAGTATCAGCGGGCCGTCGTAGCTGGCGATGAACACGTCAAACTGGCTGGCAAAAGCGGCGTTGACCGCCAGCAGCACGCGGTCGGGCGCAACTGCCTCGAGCGAGCGCAGGACGTGCGCCAGTAGCGGCTCGCCGGCGACTGGGAGCAACTGCTTTGGAGTGTGGCGCACCAGCTCCCCCATACGGCGCGCGAAGCCGCCCGCCAGGACGATGGCGTCCATCAGAGCGATATCTTGCCGCCCGACATCAGTTCCCTGATAGCGTCGTCGGCCGCCGCGGCCAGCTTCTTGTCATCGTAGAGCGCTTCCTTGACCTCCTTGCGGCGGTCGCGCACCACCTTCCAGCGCGCCTGCTGTTCCTCGCGCGCCACATTCCGGTGGGTCCGCAACTGGTCGAGCATCTCCATCGCGCGCTCGTGCTGGTGGTCGGCGCGTTTACGCACGTCAACGAACTCCTGATGCTTCTTGTCTGATTCGCCCGAGAGGTGTGCCGCCTCCTTCATCAGCTCGGTCATCTTGTCGTAAAGCTTCGAATTGAGCTTCGCCAGCCGCACCACTTCCAGATGGTGCTGGTCTGCCTCGCTGAACCGCTCGTCAATCGACTGGTCCAGTTCGCCTACCTCGGCGTGCAGGTGCTCCTGCTCCTCGAGTGAGGACTGCTGCTCGCCCAGACTACGGCGCAGGATGGAAATCCGCTCGAGCAGCGCCCGCTCCTTGGCAATCGTCATCTCGGTTGTCTCGAGCCGGCGCTCGGACGCCATGATTTCGGACATCAGCGCCTCGACCGTCTCGCGCAGCCCCTTGCTGCCTTTGCCATCCTTGCGTCGCGCCTGCTTGGCGGCAATCAACTTGCGCGCCTGGTCCTGTAGTTTGTTGCGCGCCTGCATACTGCGCTGTTTCGCCTGCGAATGCGCCTTCATTTCGTCGCGCATGGCCAGGATTTTCTGCATCACCTTTCCGCGCTGGTCATGGATGGCATCGCGCTCGTCGCGTAGCATGCGCGCCTCGCTGTTGTATTCGTTACGACGGTCGACAAAACGCTGGAACCGCTCTTCCGAGCGTTGTGTCTCGGTCTTCGGCTTGCGCTGCTGCCTCTTCTTCTGCGCCATGGGAGCGAGGTGACGGCTGGCGCACTGATATAAAATCAGCCCTGCCAGATTATAGTATTATCTTTTAAATAATAATCGTCGAGAACTAGATAAACGGGTTGAGCACCTGATAAATTGTGTCGCCGGCCGGTCCCAATTCCAGCGGCATCTCCTCTCCGGTGAAGGTTTCGGCCACTTCGATGTAGCGTGCGGCCGCCTCCACCCGCAGGTCGTCAGTCAGCGCGGGCGGCTTGCCCTTGCCGGTAAATCCTTGCTCCGCGAGCCAGGTGCGGACGTATTCCTTATCGAACTTGCGCGGCTCTTCTCCTTTCTCGAAGCGCTTTTCGTAGTCGTCTGCCATCCAGTAGCGGCTGGAGTCGGGCGTATTGACCTCGTCCATCAGCATAATCTTACCGCTGGAGATACCGAACTCGTACTTGGTATCGACAAAAATCATGCCGTGCTCAGCGGCGCGCTTGACGCCCCGGTGGTAGAGCCGCATCGATATTTTTGCCAGCTCGCGATAGAGCCCGGGGTCGACCGCGCCGCGGCGGAAGAGCTCCTCCGGGGCGACCGATTCGTCGTGTTCACCCTGCTCTGCCTTGGTCGAGGGAGTGATGATTGGCTCGGGCAATTTCTCGTGCTTGCGCATCCCGTCTGGCAGCTCGTTGCCGCAGAAATTGCGGTCGCCCTTCTCGTAGGCGGTCCAGATTGAGGTAGGAGTAATCCCGGTCAGGTAGCCTCGCACAACCATCTCGACCTGGATCGGGTCGCAGCGGCGAACGGTCCAGACGTTGGGGTGCGGCCGGCGCAGGACGTGGTTGGCGACGATGTCGGCCGTCTCGCCGAACCACCAGTCGGCCAGCTCGACCAGCGCCTGCCCCTTGAAGGGGACAGTTCCCAGCACGCGGTCGAAGGCAGAGATACGGTCAGTGGTGACCATCGTGATGGTCTCTTCCTTGATGTAGTTGTCGCGCACCTTGCCGCGGTAGAGCTCGCCCTGGTCCTCGTAATTGGTCTCCACAAGAGTATGGGGGAGCTGCTGTTTCAGAATGTCGCGGGCGACCATGCCGCCCCGAAAGCAGGAGTGGGACTAAAAGCAATACCGGTGCCCATGCAGCGGCCGGCGCAAATATTGAATAGCCACAAGTGACTCCCGCGGAGCGTGCTTAGCGACATATTGAGAAAGCGTAGCAACGAACTGCTGCGCCCACTGGGTGTTTTCATGGGTCGCATCGGCATCCGCCCCAATAACCTCACCTTCCTCGGACTAGCGCTGACTGTTGCTGCAGCGTGGCAACTGTACGCATCGGACCACGACGGGAAGCCTGTCGCCATCCTGCCTGGAGTAGCACTGATGTTGCTGGCTGGGCTGGCTGACGGCGGCGACGGGCTGCTGGCGCGCGCTGCCGGCCAGACGAGCGTGCGCGGCGGCTTCCTCGACGCGCTGACCGACCGCTACTCGGACAGCCTGCTCTTCGGCGCGCTGCTACTCGGCGGCTGGCTGGTGCCGCTACCACAGGCGTCCGGAATCCCGGGCGAGGCGTGGGCGCTGGCAGCGCTCATCGGCGCGTTGCTCACCTCCTACGCGCGCGCAGCAGCGGAGCGCCTCGGCGTGAGCCAGCAGGCGGTCGGCCTCATCGAGCGGCCGGAGCGCATCATCCTGCTGGCACTCGGCCTCGCGGTGGGCGAACTGGCGGGCGACCCGGCGCTCTGGGCTACCGGCACGCTAGCGCTGCTGGCGCTGCTGGGGAACCTCACGGTGGCGCAGCGGCTGGTCCATTTCTGGCGGAACGCGTCGGAAGTATAGCAGCCGGTGGAAGCGCAGAGCGGTTCCACACAGGCTGCGCCGCTGCCGCAGGCGGGAGTTAACGCGTCGGAAGTATAGCAGCCGGTGGAAGCGCAGAGCGATTCCACTCAGGCTGCGCCGCTGCCACAGGCAGGAGTTATATAGGGGTCGTCGGTGGAAAATAATGGTTGACTGGCGTGAACTGGCGGCGACCGGCCTCGGGCTGGGGCGGGCGCCATACGGCCCCGGCACCGCCGGGAGTGCTGGCGCAGCGGCGCTGGCGTGGGCTGCCGTGACTTATGGCGGACCGCAGGGCGGCTACGCGCTGCTGGCGGTCGCGCTGCTGCTCTACCCGGCCGGCCGCAGCCTTGCTGAGTGGGCCGAACGGGAATGGGGCGAAGACCCCGGCCGCTTCGTGCTGGACGAGGTGGCGGGCTACCTGCTCGGCGCCGCCACTATCTGGCTCGCCGCTGGCGTCCCCGAAACAGTGGATTTGCTGGCTCTGTTCGTCCTGTTCCGCGCTTTCGACATCCTGAAGCCGTGGCCGGTCTCGCGGCTCGAGGAAATCGGGGGTGGTGACGGGGTGATGCTCGACGATGTCGCCGCCGGAATCCTGGCGGCTGCCGTGCTGCTGCTGGCGCCGCTCCTGTTTTATTGACCCCCCTCATCTGCGGCGCCATGGCCGAAATCGTCCTCTATCTGCATATCGTCGGCGCGATTGCGCTCTTCAGCGGCTTGATTGCAACCGCGGTCGCGATGCTGCGCATGGAACGCGCCGCGGGCGAAACGCGCTGCGAGCTGGCGTCGATGGCGCGCGCAATGGCGTCAATGGCGGCAGGAGGCGGCGCACTGACGCTGCTATTCGGGCTCTATATGGTACTCAATGAGCCACAGTTCGAGTTAGGGCAGGCATGGATTGACAACTCGCTCGGCCTGCTACTGGTAATGGTTGCAGTTATCCCGCTAGTGATGGTCCCACGGCTGCGCGCGATTGCCGACGGGGACGATGGGGCAGGCGATCCAGTGCTCTGGATTACGACAACTGGCATGCTAGGGGGATCTTTCGGCATCGAGTACTTGATGGTTGCGAAACCGCTAGCACACGGCAGCGACGACGGCGTGCTGTTGCTGTTCCTGCTGCTCGGCGCAGGGGCAGGCTGGCTGCGGACGCGGGAAGCCTGAGTTTCGTTTTTTACCCACCCTCATATTGGGGGCATAATGACTGAAATCGAGATACGTGTCGGACTCAAGCCGGGTATGGCTGACCCCGAGGGCGCCAACGTCCAGAAAGCACTGGGATTGCTCGGCTTCGATTCCGTCGGGGCGGTCGCGTCAGCGCGTTGCTACCGCATCTCGCTTGAGCTTCCCGAGCCGGAGGCGCTCGAGGAAGCGGAGCGCATGTGCCGGCGGCTGCTTGCAAATCCTGTGGTGCACGACTATTCGATTTCGGTGGCGGAATGAGGCTGCAGCCGCTAGCAGGCGCGGAGCAGGCGTTCGCCGTCCCGCTCGACGGCGACCTCGAGGCGACGGGCGAGGCTCTGGGACTGGGGCTCTCGCTGGCGGAGCTGGAGAAGGTGCGCGACCATTTTCGCGACGAAGGGCGGGTGCCGACCGACGTCGAATTGCAGGCGATTGACCAGGCGTGGTCGGAGCACTGCTGCTACAAGTCGTCGCGCCCCGTGCTGGAGGAAACGGTATTCGGCCTCGACGTACCGCGCAAGGTCGCCGTGCGGGAAGACGCAGGAATCATGGAGTTCGACGCCGACCACTACTACGCCGTCGGGCTGGAGTCGCACAACCACCCGTCGGCGCTCGACCCGTACGGCGGCGCGGCGACCGGTATCGGCGGTATCCTGCGCGACGTGGTCTGCATGGGCGCGCAGCCGATTGCGCTGGTCGACCCTCTATTTTTCGGAGAACTGGACACGCCGCGCAGCGAACTGCCTGACGGCGTCAAGCACCCGCGCTACCTGATGGGGGGCGTCGTGGCGGGCATCCGCGACTACGGCAACCGCGTCGGGATTCCCACGGTAGCGGGGCAGGTGGCGTTCCACCCCGCCTACACCGGCAACCCGCTGGTGAATGTCGGCTGCATCGGCATCATGCCGAAGAGCGAGCTGATTCACAGCCGTGCCGGCGGTGCGGGCGACATCTACATCCTTGCCGGCGGGCGGACCGGGCGCGACGGCATCCACGGCGTCACCTTCGCGTCGCGCGAACTGGAAGCCGGTTCCGAGAGCGACATCGGCGCAGTGCAGCTGGGCGACCCGATTACCAAGGAGCCGCTGATGCACCTCTGCCTCGAGCTGAACCGCGCCGGGCTGCTGACCGGGATGAAGGACCTCGGCGGCGGCGGACTCTCCTGCGTCGTCGGTGAGCTGGCGCTTGACGGCGGCTGCGGCGCGCGCGTCGACCTCGAGCGGGTGCCGCTCAAGCAGCCGGGAATGGCGCCGTGGGAAATCTGGGTCTCTGAGTCGCAGGAGCGCATGATGTTCACCGTCCGCCCCGATAACGTCGCGGCGGTGCTCGAAAGCTGTGCGGCGTGGGACGTCGAGGCAATCGAAATTGGCGAGGTCGTCCCGCAGAAGCGGACGCGCGTCGACTGGCACGGGACGACCGTGCTCGACCTTGACCTGGAGTTCACGACCGGCGGTCCCGCCTACCGGCGGCCGTCGCTCGAGCCGCAGGCGCCGACGGCCGCTACGGTCGAGCTGGAGCAGCCCGCTGACCTTGGGGCACTGCTGCTCGAACTGCTTGCGACCCCCGAAATGGGGTCGCGCGAGTGGGTTATCCGGCAGTACGACCACCAGGTGCGCGGCGCCACAGCGCTGAACCCGTTGCAAGGCCCCGTAGGCCGTGAGGGACCGGGCGACGCCGCCGTGCTGAAGCCCGTTCCCGGAAGCTGGCGCGGGCTGGCGCTGACCAGCGACGTCAGCCCCTGGCTGATGGAGGCCGACCCCCGCGCGGGGACTCTGCTGGCGATTGCCGAGGTGTGCGGCAACCTGACGGCGGTCGGCGCGCGGATTGACTCGCTCGCTGACTGCCTCTGCTTCGGCAACCCGCAGAAACCTGAAATCATGGGACAGTTCTGTGCCGCGTGCGAGGCGCTCGCCGAGGGTGCGCTGGCGCTGGGGGTGCCGTACGTCTCGGGCAACGTCAGCTTCTACAACGAAACCCCGCAAGGCGCGATTCCGCCGACGCCAGTGCTGATGGGAGTCGGTATCGTCGAGGATATCCGCAACTGCGTCACGAGCGACCTGAAGGCGGAGGGCGAGCTGTGGCTCGTCGGCCCCACCGGCCCGGAGATGGGCGCCAGCCTGCTCTCGCGCACCCTCGGCGGGGCCGGGGGTGCGCTGCCGCCGGTCGACTTTGCGGCGCTGGTACCGCGCATGGAAGCGCTGGTGGCAGCCATCGCCGCGGGCGAAGTGGTCGCGTGCCACGACCTCTCGGCGGGTGGCCTGGCGCTGGCGCTGGCCGAGATGTGCCTTTCCGGGCAGGGCGCAGCGGTCGAGCTGCCCTCCGGGCCGGCGATGACGGCGCTCTTCAGCGAAAGCCCCGGGCGCTGGCTGGTGCAGGTCGCCCCCGGCTGCGAAGCGCGTTTTGCGAAGCGCTTCGATTACGCAGAGCGGCTCGGCGCGCCCGCCGGCGAACTGCGCGTGACCTGCGGCGACGAAACGCTGCTGACGCTCGCACCGGCAGCACTGCGAGCAGCTTGGGAAACACCGCTCGACGCGCGGCTGGCCTAAGCTTTTATCAACCCCTTTAATGGCGGCAGGATGACACTCGCAGCGACGTTGATACTGCTTATTTTCATAGTTGCCTTTGTACTAATTTTAGGAGAATTTGTCCACCGTACTTTAGCTGCATGGGGAGGTGCTGTAGCTATGCTTATTGTCGGAAAAATATATGGTACCTTAGATTGGTGCTCTGGACATGGTAGTAATCATTGTGAACACAATTTGTTCTCTGCGATTGATTTCAATGTAATTGGGTTGTTAGTAGGAATGATGATTTTTGCCGCAATGTTAGAGATATGTGGTTTCTTTGAATTTGTTGCAATAAAAGCTACAAAGCTATCGAAAGGAGACCCTTGGATGTTAGTTGTTTATTTGGGTACTTTCACAACTTTAATATCTGTTGTTATAGACAATGTAACTGCAATCATTCTGATTGCACCAATTACAATCAAAATATGTGATAAGATAAAAATCAGTGCAATCCCTCCATTAATTGCTGAAGCTATTCTATCAGATACGGGTGGTGTCGCTACATTAGTGGGAGATCCACCTAATGTAATGATTGCCTCATTTACTGCAAGTGACCCCAATGTATCTGCGTTTACTTTTAACAGTTTCATTGAACATTTGACGCCTTTGACATTCTTTGCTTGGGTCGCTACATTAGGATATATGCGATATTATTACAGAGACTGGAGTGAAACGAAACCTGGGAATGTGGAAGAGGTTTTGCAGGAAAATGAATGGACAGCTGTAAATGACAGGGGCATGATGAACAAAACCTTGATGGCTTTAGTTGGTACCATAATTCTATTCTCACTACACGAACTCGTACTAAGTCCCAGAGGCATACATATTGAAATTTCTGCGATTGCGCTTAGTGGTGCTGGAATTGCTATGGTTTTGTCATTGCCTGATATTCATACTGTAATTGAGAAAGTTGAATGGACTGCGTTAGTATTCTTTGCAGGTTTATTCGTAATGGTAGGGGGCCTTGAACACATGGGACACTTAGAATCTGTAGCTAATTGGATTTTTGGTAATTTTGGCCCTGATGGAGCTATCACAAGTAACCCTATGATATTAGCTGTAGTCATGATATGGGTAGCTGCAATAGCATCAGCTATCGTTGACAATATACCCTTCTGCGCAGCGATGCTTCCTATTATTCAAAAACTAGGAGAATTAAGTGAAGAAGTAAATGTAATACCATTATACTGGGCCTTGGCAATGGGTTGTGGTTTTGGTGGAAACGCAACACCTATTGGATCTAGTGCTAATGTAATGACCGTTTCAATAAGTGAAAAGGGCGGTCACGCCATTACCACGGCTGAGTGGATGCGGGTGGGTCTGCCTGTGATGATGATTACTTGTGTCGTCGCGACCATTTTCATGGTCCTCTTCTACGACTCGCTCTACGTCAATCCCTGAGCCAGGATTGGACGGCAGGCGGCACAGTCCTCCACGGCGCTAACGGCAGCCCCGCACTCCGCGCAATGCGCGCGCTCACGGAAGCGTTCCAGCCATGCCGCACGCAGCTCTGGCTCATCGGCTTCCATCGCGTGCCGTAGCTCCTCGTCCGCGCCTTCCAGTGCAGTCAGGTGTTCCAGCCCCGGCATCGCCGCGACGCTGTGCGGCTGCGGTCGCAGCAGCGGCGCCATGAAGACTCCGGCGACGAAGCCGGCGGCGTGCGCCGTATGGCCAACGCCGTCGCTGATGCCGGCCGCGACGTAGGCGGTCTCGCCGCCCATGAAGACCAGCGCCGCCAGCAGCACCGGTACACGCGGCAGGAAGAGCGGTCCCAGCAGCATCGGAATTTCATCGCGTGGATAGAGCAGCGCGAAGGCGCCCATCACCGCGAAGACCGCCCCCGAAGCGCCGATGTGGATGCCTGCCTCGCCCTGCCAGAGCGCCAGCAGCCCGCTCACCAGCGATGCGAGCAGACCGCCGGCGAAGAAGACGATAAGCAGCCGCCGCGTGCCGATGCGCTCCTCGAACGGCGCGCCGAGCAGCAGCAGCACCAGCATATTCATCAGCAGGTGCAGCGGCCCCGCGTGCAGGAACATTGCGGTTACGAGCGTCGCCCATTCCGCGCCGGGCTGCGCCAGGTAACCGGGGCGGAACCCCAGCTCGAGCCAGGTGGCCACCGGCGCTCCCGCCAGCCACCACGCGCCGAAGAGCGCGAAGTTGGCCAGCACCAGCGCCTGCGCCGCGTACATCCGGGCGCGCAGTCCGCTGACCAATACCGTGGCCGCGAGCAGCAGCAGCAGCAGGGAGAGCGCGCTCATTGCCGGGGGCGAGCGCA
This is a stretch of genomic DNA from Candidatus Poseidoniia archaeon. It encodes these proteins:
- the purL gene encoding phosphoribosylformylglycinamidine synthase subunit PurL, with protein sequence MRLQPLAGAEQAFAVPLDGDLEATGEALGLGLSLAELEKVRDHFRDEGRVPTDVELQAIDQAWSEHCCYKSSRPVLEETVFGLDVPRKVAVREDAGIMEFDADHYYAVGLESHNHPSALDPYGGAATGIGGILRDVVCMGAQPIALVDPLFFGELDTPRSELPDGVKHPRYLMGGVVAGIRDYGNRVGIPTVAGQVAFHPAYTGNPLVNVGCIGIMPKSELIHSRAGGAGDIYILAGGRTGRDGIHGVTFASRELEAGSESDIGAVQLGDPITKEPLMHLCLELNRAGLLTGMKDLGGGGLSCVVGELALDGGCGARVDLERVPLKQPGMAPWEIWVSESQERMMFTVRPDNVAAVLESCAAWDVEAIEIGEVVPQKRTRVDWHGTTVLDLDLEFTTGGPAYRRPSLEPQAPTAATVELEQPADLGALLLELLATPEMGSREWVIRQYDHQVRGATALNPLQGPVGREGPGDAAVLKPVPGSWRGLALTSDVSPWLMEADPRAGTLLAIAEVCGNLTAVGARIDSLADCLCFGNPQKPEIMGQFCAACEALAEGALALGVPYVSGNVSFYNETPQGAIPPTPVLMGVGIVEDIRNCVTSDLKAEGELWLVGPTGPEMGASLLSRTLGGAGGALPPVDFAALVPRMEALVAAIAAGEVVACHDLSAGGLALALAEMCLSGQGAAVELPSGPAMTALFSESPGRWLVQVAPGCEARFAKRFDYAERLGAPAGELRVTCGDETLLTLAPAALRAAWETPLDARLA
- a CDS encoding rhomboid family intramembrane serine protease, translated to MSALSLLLLLLAATVLVSGLRARMYAAQALVLANFALFGAWWLAGAPVATWLELGFRPGYLAQPGAEWATLVTAMFLHAGPLHLLMNMLVLLLLGAPFEERIGTRRLLIVFFAGGLLASLVSGLLALWQGEAGIHIGASGAVFAVMGAFALLYPRDEIPMLLGPLFLPRVPVLLAALVFMGGETAYVAAGISDGVGHTAHAAGFVAGVFMAPLLRPQPHSVAAMPGLEHLTALEGADEELRHAMEADEPELRAAWLERFRERAHCAECGAAVSAVEDCAACRPILAQGLT
- the artA gene encoding archaeosortase A, translated to MIPASEVLAIGSLLLLAAGYRLSSGPHRMAGRRLPAAAGHRLCMVGWLALGGFWWSEVEHYILIRDPVNALFCAMALPFFGYLAYHHWLTIQWRAEYPALRWLVAMTVVAGGIYFLVERVPFLAGWLIQVVAEQSIWLLDIAGAPTTLGPLDYGEGSRWYRLGSAHQEVSVPVEAAWRDPMSPAVSIVLACTALQSMIIFVGGVLCTSAPRERRVYAFLATVPTIYVLNLIRNAVVIWLTYEHVWGDDTFYYAHAWIGKGGSLVALVALAYIVFHYLPEMQDAILGVMDLPWRESPAGMRTPPFAAGTPEWITIAFVGGLVLLPFGAAAGTPSELPLDAAAWAAAALLALGGGLLWFHRDPPRPVGVGVVSPADGTVLSVDRRDDHVRLSIFMSPFNVHVNRAPITGRVSAQQRSGAGFSPAYSAAADGNLQVRTELETTVGPVAVTQVAGALARRITSYLSEGQQLAKGERIGIIHLGSRVDLELPLGAEMVVRLGQKLRAGQTVARLAGA
- a CDS encoding phosphatidylglycerophosphatase A; protein product: MVDWRELAATGLGLGRAPYGPGTAGSAGAAALAWAAVTYGGPQGGYALLAVALLLYPAGRSLAEWAEREWGEDPGRFVLDEVAGYLLGAATIWLAAGVPETVDLLALFVLFRAFDILKPWPVSRLEEIGGGDGVMLDDVAAGILAAAVLLLAPLLFY
- a CDS encoding sugar phosphate nucleotidyltransferase, whose product is MDAIVLAGGFARRMGELVRHTPKQLLPVAGEPLLAHVLRSLEAVAPDRVLLAVNAAFASQFDVFIASYDGPLILELAVEQARAEGEKPGALGALGQLVAQHRLAGPLFIVGGDNLFDFDLARMTALHASTGDDVIGLYDVGDTGLAQLYGIATLEDGIIVDFVEKPAEPRSTLAATACWLLSPGGVCALAAYLAAGGERDALGHFLPWRIGRATVRGIAYSGTWFDIGDPESYAAACAHFG
- a CDS encoding CDP-alcohol phosphatidyltransferase family protein, whose amino-acid sequence is MLSDILRKRSNELLRPLGVFMGRIGIRPNNLTFLGLALTVAAAWQLYASDHDGKPVAILPGVALMLLAGLADGGDGLLARAAGQTSVRGGFLDALTDRYSDSLLFGALLLGGWLVPLPQASGIPGEAWALAALIGALLTSYARAAAERLGVSQQAVGLIERPERIILLALGLAVGELAGDPALWATGTLALLALLGNLTVAQRLVHFWRNASEV
- a CDS encoding DUF2269 family protein codes for the protein MAEIVLYLHIVGAIALFSGLIATAVAMLRMERAAGETRCELASMARAMASMAAGGGALTLLFGLYMVLNEPQFELGQAWIDNSLGLLLVMVAVIPLVMVPRLRAIADGDDGAGDPVLWITTTGMLGGSFGIEYLMVAKPLAHGSDDGVLLLFLLLGAGAGWLRTREA
- a CDS encoding ArsB/NhaD family transporter, which codes for MTLAATLILLIFIVAFVLILGEFVHRTLAAWGGAVAMLIVGKIYGTLDWCSGHGSNHCEHNLFSAIDFNVIGLLVGMMIFAAMLEICGFFEFVAIKATKLSKGDPWMLVVYLGTFTTLISVVIDNVTAIILIAPITIKICDKIKISAIPPLIAEAILSDTGGVATLVGDPPNVMIASFTASDPNVSAFTFNSFIEHLTPLTFFAWVATLGYMRYYYRDWSETKPGNVEEVLQENEWTAVNDRGMMNKTLMALVGTIILFSLHELVLSPRGIHIEISAIALSGAGIAMVLSLPDIHTVIEKVEWTALVFFAGLFVMVGGLEHMGHLESVANWIFGNFGPDGAITSNPMILAVVMIWVAAIASAIVDNIPFCAAMLPIIQKLGELSEEVNVIPLYWALAMGCGFGGNATPIGSSANVMTVSISEKGGHAITTAEWMRVGLPVMMITCVVATIFMVLFYDSLYVNP
- the purS gene encoding phosphoribosylformylglycinamidine synthase subunit PurS, with protein sequence MTEIEIRVGLKPGMADPEGANVQKALGLLGFDSVGAVASARCYRISLELPEPEALEEAERMCRRLLANPVVHDYSISVAE
- a CDS encoding phosphoribosylaminoimidazolesuccinocarboxamide synthase; translation: MVARDILKQQLPHTLVETNYEDQGELYRGKVRDNYIKEETITMVTTDRISAFDRVLGTVPFKGQALVELADWWFGETADIVANHVLRRPHPNVWTVRRCDPIQVEMVVRGYLTGITPTSIWTAYEKGDRNFCGNELPDGMRKHEKLPEPIITPSTKAEQGEHDESVAPEELFRRGAVDPGLYRELAKISMRLYHRGVKRAAEHGMIFVDTKYEFGISSGKIMLMDEVNTPDSSRYWMADDYEKRFEKGEEPRKFDKEYVRTWLAEQGFTGKGKPPALTDDLRVEAAARYIEVAETFTGEEMPLELGPAGDTIYQVLNPFI